The window AGAATCAATAGAAAAGCTTAGAAAAAGACTTGGAAATAAAAAAACAGACTATTTAAATGAAAATCTTCATTTAAAACAATATGATAAGATAGCAGAAGAACTTATAATAAATTATTATGATCCTTTATATAAATATTCGATTGATAAATTTGAATATGATAATATTATAAGTGTTGATGAATTTGAAAAAGCCATGGACAATTTGATAAATATACATAGACAGTTACATGAAGGGAGCTTAAATAAATGGGTTTTAAAATAGCACTAGAATCATTAGGATGTTCTAAAAATTTAGTAGATGCAGAGGTAATGTTAGGAATACTTAAAAATAATGGTCATAGACTTACAAGTGATTTTGAACAAGCTGAGGTAATAATAGTAAACACTTGTGGATTTATAGAGTCAGCAAAGGAAGAGTCTATAAATACAATATTAGAACTTGCAGAGTATAAAAAAACAGGAAATTTAAAAATACTTATAATGTCTGGTTGTCTTGCTCAAAGATATAGTGAAGACATACAAAATGAAATAGAAGAAGTAGATGCTATAGTTGGAACTGCAAGTTATTCTAAAATAGCTGAAATAATAAAGAGATTATCTGAAGAAAAAAATATAATTGAACTTGATGAACTTGATTTTGTATATGATGAAACACTGCCAAGATATACTACAACTCCTTCTTATATGGCTTATTTGAAAATAGCTGAAGGGTGTGACAATAACTGTACTTACTGTATAATACCTAAATTAAGAGGAAAATATAGAAGTAGAGAATTAGAAAACATAATAAAAGAGGCAAAAGAACTTGCAAAAAATGGAGTAAAAGAGTTAGTAGTAATAGCTCAGGATACAACAAGATATGGAATTGATATATACAAAGAGCAAAAACTTGCGTACTTACTTCAGGAACTTGCAAAAATTGAAGGACTTAAATGGATAAGAGTTATGTATTCGTATCCAGAAGAATTAAGTGAGGAAACAATAAAGGTTATAAAAGAAAATGAAAAAATATGTGCTTATTTCGATATACCAATACAACACTGCAATAATAGAATACTGAAGCTTATGAATAGAAGAACTACTAAAGAAGAAATAAAAAGCAAGATAGATATGATAAGAAAAGAAATACCAAAAGCTTGCATTAGAACATCTATAATAGTAGGATTTCCATCAGAAACAAAAGAAGAATTTGAAGAACTAAAAGAATTTGTAGAAGAAGTTAAATTCGATAGACTGGGAGTATTTGCTTATTCTCAAGAAGAAGGTACTGCTGCTGCAAGATTAGAAAACCAAATAGATGAAGAAATAAAAAATACTAGAAGAGATGAATTAATGCTTATCCAGCAAGAAGTATCTTTTAATAATAATCAATCTAAGATAGGTGATGTATACGAAGTTTTAATAGAAGAAAAATTAGAAGACAATGTATATATAGGAAGAACATATCAAGATGCTTGTGAAATAGATGGAGTTGTATATGTAAATACAGATAAAAAATTAGATATAGGGCAATTTGTAAATGTAAAAATAAATGATGCTCTAGAATATGATTTAATGGGAGTGATGTTGGATGAATCTAGCAAATAAGCTGACTATACTTAGAATATTATTAGTACCTATATTTGTAGTAGTAATACTCTCTGGTATTAAAAATTCACTATTGATTTCAGCATTAATATTTGCAATAGCATCAATAACAGACTTTTTAGATGGATATATAGCAAGAAAATATAATTTAGTAACTAATTTTGGAAAGTTTATGGATCCTTTAGCAGATAAACTATTAGTTGCCGCAGCTTTTATAACTATGGTAGACTTAAACCTAGTATCATCGTGGGCTGTAATAGTAATAATATCAAGAGAATTTGCTGTTAGTATATTAAGAGCAATAGCAGCATCATCTGGAATCGTTATAGCTGCTAGTAAATGGGGAAAAGCAAAAACTGTATCTCAAATATTAGCTATAATGATGATTTTATTGAATATACCATTTTCAAACATAGTTATGGGAATTGCTGTATTGCTTACTATATATTCAGGATATGACTATATAAATTTAAACAAAAGCATATTTAAGAATATGGATTAATAATGAATAAGACTTTAGAATCTATGTTAGATTTTAAGGTCTTATTTTGGTTTGAGGGAAATTGTAGTTTAAATAATATGAATAATATAATACATAATTGACTATAAAGAAAATATAATATATAATTCTATATAGAACGTCTGTTCTTTATATGAAAGGTGGGTTAACTATGAATGATAATAAGAAAAAAGCATTAGATATGGCTCTTTCTCAAATAGAAAAAGAATTTGGTAAAGGATCTATAATGATACTTGGTGAAAATACAAAGATGAATATAGAGGCTATATCAACAGGATCTATAGGTCTGGATATAGCTATTGGAATAGGAGGACTTCCTAAGGGAAGAGTAGTAGAAATATATGGACCAGAATCATCTGGTAAGACAACTGTAGCACTTCATACTATAGCAGAAGCACAAAGAGCAGGAGGAATAGCTGCATTTGTTGATGCAGAGCATGCTATTGATCCTGTATATGCAAGAGCATTAGGAGTAGATATAGATAATTTGATAGTATCTCAACCTGACACAGGAGAGCAGGCATTAGAGATAACAGAAGCATTAATAAGAAGTGGAGCTGTAGATATTATAGTAATAGACTCTGTTGCAGCACTTGTTCCAAAAGCAGAAATAGAAGGAGAAATGGGAGATTCACACGTAGGTCTTCAAGCAAGACTTATGTCACAGGCACTTAGAAAACTAACTGGAGCTATTAAAAAGTCAAATACAGTTACAATATTTATAAATCAGCTTCGTGAAAAAGTAGGTATAATGTTTGGTAATCCAGAAACTACAAGTGGAGGTAGAGCGTTGAAGTTCTATTCATCAGTAAGACTTGATGTTAGAAAATGCGACACTATAAAACAAGGAGACAATATACTTGGAAGTAGAACTAGAGTTAAAGTAGTTAAAAACAAAGTAGCACCTCCATTTAAAAAATGTGAATTCGATATAATGTATGGACAAGGTATATCAAAAATCGGAGATATATTAGATGTTGCTGTAGATGTTGATATAGTTAAAAAATCAGGTTCTTGGTATAATTATAATGATGTAAAATTAGGACAAGGAAGAGAAAATGTTAAGAAGTTCTTAGCTGAAAATAAAGAATTAGTAGAAGAAATAGATAATAAAGTAAGAGTTCATTATGGGCTAATAAAAGGTGAGGAAACAGACGCAGCTACTGAATAAGCGGTGTAAACCTTGACACTTTAATCAAAAAATTATACAATTAAGAAGTAAGAGACTCTTAAATATATAGAGACCTATGTCTCTATATATTTTTGATTAAGTGCATTTTTAAAATTAGAAAATGAAAAGAAAGACTTTGTTTAGTTTAGCTATTTTAATGACTTAAATTTTACTATTTATGTTTAAAAAATATATAGAAAATATAAATAGATTATTTTTGTTTAATTCAGAGATTTTATGGTTGAATGGGTTGAATTTAGTTCATTTAAATGACAATGTGGATTGAATTTTACGTTAGAAAAGGGAGGTGGAGATTATAGAAACATTATTAGTTGTAGCAGGGACTGGAATCGGAATCTTAGTTGGCTATATAGTTCGTAAAAATATAGCAGAGAAAAAGATTGGAGCTGCAGAAGAAGTATCTAAGCAAATAATGGAAAAAGCTGAAAAAGATGCTGAAACTATAAAGAAAGAAAAATTATTAGAAGCAAAAGAAGAATCTCATAAACTGAGAAGTGAAGTGGAAAAAGAAAATAAAGAAAGAAGAAACGAACTTCAAAGATATGATAAGAGATTAGTTCATAAAGAAGAAAGTATAGATAGAAAACTGCAATCACTAGAATCAAAAGAATCTAATTTGAATGAAAAACTAAAAACTATAGTAAAAAAAGAATTAGATATAGAAGAAATAAAAACTAAACAAATTGAAAAGTTAGAAAGTCTTTCAGGAATTACATCAGAGCAAGCAAAGAATATTATATTGACTAATACAGAAAAAGAAGTTAGACATGAGATGTCAATGATGATAAAGGAAATAGAGGTTGCTGCTAAAGAAGAAGCTGAGAAAAAAGCTAGAGAAATAATATCATATTCAATTCAAAAATGTTCAGCAGATCATGTTGCTGAAACGACAGTTACGGTAGTAAATCTTCCTAATGATGAAATGAAGGGACGAATCATAGGAAGAGAGGGTAGAAATATAAGAACCCTTGAAACGTTAACAGGTATAGACTTGATAATAGATGATACTCCGGAGGCTGTAATTTTATCAGGTTTTGACCCTATAAGAAGAGAAGTAGCAAGAATTGCATTAGAAAAATTAATATCTGATGGAAGAATACATCCAGCAAGAATAGAAGAAATGGTTGCAAAAGGAAGAAAAGAAGTTGAGAATATAATAAAAGAGCAAGGTGAACAAGCTACTTTTGAAACAGGTGTTCATGGACTTCATCCAGAACTTATAAGGTTACTTGGTAGACTTAAATATAGGACAAGTTATGGTCAAAATGTTCTTAAGCATTCTATAGAAGTATCTCATTTAGCAGGAATAATGGCAGCTGAAATCGGAGCAGATGTCAAGCTTGCAAAAAGAGCGGGATTATTACATGATATAGGAAAAGCAGTTGACCATGAAATGGAAGGAACTCATGTTGAGTTAGGAATGGATTTACTTAGAAGATATAAAGAATCTAAAGATGTAATTCATGCTATGTCAACTCATCATGGAGACTATGAGCCTCAAACTGTTGAAGCTGTTCTAGTTACAGCTGCAGATGCTATATCTGCTGCAAGACCAGGAGCAAGAAGAGAAACATTAGAAGCTTATATAAAGAGACTAGAAAAACTAGAAGAAATATCTAATTCATATGATGAAGTAGAAAAATCATACGCTATTCAAGCAGGTAGAGAAGTTAGAATAATAGTAAAACCTGAAAATGTTAAAGATGAAGGAATGCATTTACTTGCTAGAGAAATGACTAAGAGAATAGAAGATGAATTAGAATATCCAGGACAAATAAAAGTAAACATAATAAGAGAAACAAGAGCAATAGAATATGCAAAATAAAAAAGTAGCCAATTGGCTACTTTTTTATTTATAGAAAAATTATGAAATTTTTAAACTGAGCATAACATTTGGAAGTAGACTAAACTAGCAACTATTTTGAGCAACGGAGCCCGTTAGGACTCGTTGGCGACATGAGCCATGCGATAGCATGAAGCGAATTTTATTTGAATCTATTTCTTATTATAGAAACTACAAATATTAATACCATTATTGTAATAAATGAGTATATCATTATATCAAAAAAGCTAAGTCCTAAACCGTAAAATCCATGATTGCTGTAAAATGGGTATCTAAAATTAAAAAATGTGCGAGACTTTTTAGGAGTATAGTCTTCATCTTTAAAAACTTGTTTCTTATTTGAACTATCAGATGCTTTTTCGTTTGTAGTGTTTTTTGTGCTATTTGAAAAACTACCACTTTTCATAGAACTTTTAGGTTCAGAGTCTTTATATGTAGTATCCTTTGTATTTGAATAAGTAGTAGATTTATTTGTATTACTTTTTGTAGTGTTTGAAAAACTTCCGCTTTTTACTCCTGAATTACTAGATTTTGGAGCAGTAGAAGATGTATCTGTTACTTTATAATTAGTATCTTTTTTATTAGTACTATTTGTAAAGCTAGAGGTTTTTAAGTTACTATTACTACTCTTTGGTTTTTTGTATGAAGAAGAATTACTTTTATATGATTTGCTATAAGAAGAACTCCTAGATTTAGAATAGGAGCCACTTCTTGTTTTTGCATATGCTGTATTTACTATTATTTGAGAAAATAGTAATGTGAATATTAAGAATATAGATAAAAATATTCTCTTGAAATTTTTATTCATAAAATACATCCCCTTAATCTAAGTTGCAAGAATTAAATATTTGAGCTATATAATCAAACTCAGAAGCATCCGTTATTTCCCCATAATCATCTTCCTTTATACCAGGATAGTGGTATAATATATATTTTTCATCCTGATTATGTATGTTTTGAATTACTATATATCTTTTATTATCGTTTAATACTTGAATTGTAGACAACACTTTATATGTATCATCTTCATTTGTTTCGTTATTTGTAAGGTTTAAAGTATAATCCTTATAAGCTGTAGAATTGACGTTTTCATGGTCACACATAACGATTTTAGAGTTTGATCGACATCCAAGACAAGTATCGAAATTACATTCTTTTACACATTTGAAGCATGAGCATTTTAAGCAGTTTTTTATCTGCTTAAAATGCGACTCATGTTCTTTCTTGTACTTATTTAATTTATCTATATAGTTATCTTCTCTTTGGAAAATCTTAAAAATAGATTTTTTATTATATTTAGATTCTAAAGTATCTATTAGCTGTATATAATCTTTCAATATATTTGATTTTGATATATATTTTCTTTGATTCATTCTATCTTCTGGTAAAAATTCATTTATATCATTTATTGCATAATTTATATCTACGTACATTTTTTCATATTTACTTTTTTCATCTTTAAAGAAATTAGAGTCCATTTTAACCACCTTAACTAGTTTTTATATTGTTGAAGCTCTAAGTCTAAGTCTATATCATTTTCTAATTTTTCAAATTCTGCATCTAAAGAATCAGAGTTATTTTTAAGTTCAGACATACCTTCTGCCAAAGCTTCTTTTTTAGAAATTTTTCTTTCAATATCATCTAAGTCAATACTATTAGATCCATTATCTATATTTGCTAATATTTCATTTACCTTTTGAGACGCTTCTGCATTGTTGAGTCTTGCAGCTGCTTCATCTCTGTAATGTCTTGTTTTTTTAATTTCATCTTCTAAACTGATAAGTTTTGATTTTAATTGATCTGATTTTATTTTAGCTTCATCATAAGATGTTTTTAAACTCTCATATTTTTTATCTGACTCCATTTTCTTTTGTAAAGCTTTTTTAGCTAAATCTTCATTATTTTTGCTCATTGCAAGCTTTACTTTTTCGTCAAAATCATTAGATTCTTTTAAAGTTTCATCCATTTGCTTCTTTATTAAGTGCGCGTTTCCTATTACTTCAGCAGACGATATTTTGGCTTTATTAAGGCTTTCTTCCATTTCTCTTATTTTAAGATCTAAAAGCTCTATAGGGTTTTCTGCTTTATCTAATGCACTGTTTGCTTTTCCTTTTATAATGTTGTTTAATCTTTTAAAAATTCCCATTTAAACATACCTCCATATTAATTGATTATATTCACAAGTGGTTTTTAAAACTACTTGATGTATTTATGATAATATATAAATCAAAAAAATGAAAATGCGATTTAAGCTTGAAAATGATTAAAAAAAGGCATTGTAGTGATATATCTTGTAAATACTCCGAATTTCTTAAAAATACTATAAACATAATAAAAAAAGATAATTAATAATACAATACATAGTATTTAAAACTACATAGTGTCTTTTTAAGAAAAAGATAAAAGTAGAATTTAAAAATATCTCATAAGGTGATAAATCTATATTAATGTAAGAAAAAAAGCGATATTTATACAAAGCTAGTGGGTTATATTGAATATTATGTAAAAATATAGTAAAATAACCAGTGAAATAGGACTTGAACATAGTAGATATAAAGCTTTGGAAATATAAAAAAATATAAGAATAAGGAGTAGGGTGTTAAGTGGGAAAAATATTGAATTTTAGAAATAAAATAGGTTCTAGACTTATTGTAGTATTTATTTTATTAATAACTATATCGCTAAGTACATTAGGAATAACTTCATATGTTAAATCAACAGCAATTTTAGAAGAAAATTTAAAAGATAATTCTTTTCAAATGGTTAAGCAAATAGAAGAGAATATGGTAACTTTTATAGAAGAAAATGAATTTAATATTATTCAAATGTCTAAGGATCCAAATGTTCAGCAAGTTATATCAAATCAAGATTCGAAAATGTGGATGATGAAAACTTTTAAAAGTTATAAAGAAGCACATCCATTTGTTGAAAGCATTTATTTAGCTACAATCAATAGAAATATGTATTTATATCCACGATTGGATCTACCAGAAGGATATGATCCTGTTGAAAAAGATTGGTACAAAAATGTTTTAAGTAAGAATGATATAGTGTGGGAAAAACCATATAAAGATATAGTTACTGGAAAAATGGTTACGACTGTTTATATACCTGTATATAATACTAATAGTAACAATGAATTAGTTGGGGTGTTAGGAGTAGATCTATCTTTAGAAAATTTTTCAGCTAAAGTAAACAAACTTAAAATTGGAAAAAAGGGTGGTGTTGTTTTAGTAGACAAAGATTTAAATCTTATTACTCATAAAAATAAAGAACTTATAGGAACGCATATAAATGTAAAAGAAGTTGAAGAAGCTATAAAGAAAATTAATGAGGGAAGTGTAGAATATTCTAAAAGTGAACAAGGAGTTTCAAAAGATAAAATTGCATTATTTACTAAGATAGATAAATTAGAATGGACAATTATTGGAACTATGTATGTTGATGAAATTAGAGATGATACTAAAGTTTTATTTAATACTACATTAATTATAGGGTTGATATCTTTACTGGTAGCTGGATTTACTTCTATTATCTTTTCTAAGAATTTAACAAAACCTATAAATATACTTTCAAATAATATGAAGAAAATACAAAAAGGTGACTTTACAGTAAGGTGTAATTTTAAAAGTAAAGATGAAATAGGTCAAATAGGAGAAGGATTCAATGAAATGCTTGACGATATTGGAAAACTTATGAATAATATACAGAATACATCACAGGAAGTTAATAAGTCTGCACAGAACTTAGCAGGAACTTCAGAAGAGGTTAGTGCATCAGCTGAAGAAGTAGCAAGAACTGTAGATGAAATAGCTAAAGGAGCTTCTAATCAAGCTAGTGAATCGGATAAAGGGTCGGTTTTAGCATCTAATTTGGCAGATAAACTTAATGAACTTTCAGAAAGTACTGATGATATGTTAAATTCTACAAAAGAAGTTATAGATGCTAATTTAATAGGAGTTAAAGTTATAGAAGAATTAAAGGAAATAACAGAACTAAATAATAAAGAAACTAAGAAAGTTGGACAAGCAATATTTGAGCAAAACGATAAGGCAAAAAATA is drawn from Tepidibacter hydrothermalis and contains these coding sequences:
- the rny gene encoding ribonuclease Y, producing the protein MEIIETLLVVAGTGIGILVGYIVRKNIAEKKIGAAEEVSKQIMEKAEKDAETIKKEKLLEAKEESHKLRSEVEKENKERRNELQRYDKRLVHKEESIDRKLQSLESKESNLNEKLKTIVKKELDIEEIKTKQIEKLESLSGITSEQAKNIILTNTEKEVRHEMSMMIKEIEVAAKEEAEKKAREIISYSIQKCSADHVAETTVTVVNLPNDEMKGRIIGREGRNIRTLETLTGIDLIIDDTPEAVILSGFDPIRREVARIALEKLISDGRIHPARIEEMVAKGRKEVENIIKEQGEQATFETGVHGLHPELIRLLGRLKYRTSYGQNVLKHSIEVSHLAGIMAAEIGADVKLAKRAGLLHDIGKAVDHEMEGTHVELGMDLLRRYKESKDVIHAMSTHHGDYEPQTVEAVLVTAADAISAARPGARRETLEAYIKRLEKLEEISNSYDEVEKSYAIQAGREVRIIVKPENVKDEGMHLLAREMTKRIEDELEYPGQIKVNIIRETRAIEYAK
- the pgsA gene encoding CDP-diacylglycerol--glycerol-3-phosphate 3-phosphatidyltransferase; the encoded protein is MNLANKLTILRILLVPIFVVVILSGIKNSLLISALIFAIASITDFLDGYIARKYNLVTNFGKFMDPLADKLLVAAAFITMVDLNLVSSWAVIVIISREFAVSILRAIAASSGIVIAASKWGKAKTVSQILAIMMILLNIPFSNIVMGIAVLLTIYSGYDYINLNKSIFKNMD
- a CDS encoding PspA/IM30 family protein gives rise to the protein MGIFKRLNNIIKGKANSALDKAENPIELLDLKIREMEESLNKAKISSAEVIGNAHLIKKQMDETLKESNDFDEKVKLAMSKNNEDLAKKALQKKMESDKKYESLKTSYDEAKIKSDQLKSKLISLEDEIKKTRHYRDEAAARLNNAEASQKVNEILANIDNGSNSIDLDDIERKISKKEALAEGMSELKNNSDSLDAEFEKLENDIDLDLELQQYKN
- a CDS encoding methyl-accepting chemotaxis protein, producing MGKILNFRNKIGSRLIVVFILLITISLSTLGITSYVKSTAILEENLKDNSFQMVKQIEENMVTFIEENEFNIIQMSKDPNVQQVISNQDSKMWMMKTFKSYKEAHPFVESIYLATINRNMYLYPRLDLPEGYDPVEKDWYKNVLSKNDIVWEKPYKDIVTGKMVTTVYIPVYNTNSNNELVGVLGVDLSLENFSAKVNKLKIGKKGGVVLVDKDLNLITHKNKELIGTHINVKEVEEAIKKINEGSVEYSKSEQGVSKDKIALFTKIDKLEWTIIGTMYVDEIRDDTKVLFNTTLIIGLISLLVAGFTSIIFSKNLTKPINILSNNMKKIQKGDFTVRCNFKSKDEIGQIGEGFNEMLDDIGKLMNNIQNTSQEVNKSAQNLAGTSEEVSASAEEVARTVDEIAKGASNQASESDKGSVLASNLADKLNELSESTDDMLNSTKEVIDANLIGVKVIEELKEITELNNKETKKVGQAIFEQNDKAKNIANILDTISSIADQTNLLALNASIEAARAGEAGRGFAVVADEIRKLAESSSNAANEIKEIVINIQNDSNKTVEIMNEAKKSTISQSNAVSRVND
- the recA gene encoding recombinase RecA; its protein translation is MNDNKKKALDMALSQIEKEFGKGSIMILGENTKMNIEAISTGSIGLDIAIGIGGLPKGRVVEIYGPESSGKTTVALHTIAEAQRAGGIAAFVDAEHAIDPVYARALGVDIDNLIVSQPDTGEQALEITEALIRSGAVDIIVIDSVAALVPKAEIEGEMGDSHVGLQARLMSQALRKLTGAIKKSNTVTIFINQLREKVGIMFGNPETTSGGRALKFYSSVRLDVRKCDTIKQGDNILGSRTRVKVVKNKVAPPFKKCEFDIMYGQGISKIGDILDVAVDVDIVKKSGSWYNYNDVKLGQGRENVKKFLAENKELVEEIDNKVRVHYGLIKGEETDAATE
- a CDS encoding DUF1292 domain-containing protein, which produces MDSNFFKDEKSKYEKMYVDINYAINDINEFLPEDRMNQRKYISKSNILKDYIQLIDTLESKYNKKSIFKIFQREDNYIDKLNKYKKEHESHFKQIKNCLKCSCFKCVKECNFDTCLGCRSNSKIVMCDHENVNSTAYKDYTLNLTNNETNEDDTYKVLSTIQVLNDNKRYIVIQNIHNQDEKYILYHYPGIKEDDYGEITDASEFDYIAQIFNSCNLD
- the rimO gene encoding 30S ribosomal protein S12 methylthiotransferase RimO, with the protein product MGFKIALESLGCSKNLVDAEVMLGILKNNGHRLTSDFEQAEVIIVNTCGFIESAKEESINTILELAEYKKTGNLKILIMSGCLAQRYSEDIQNEIEEVDAIVGTASYSKIAEIIKRLSEEKNIIELDELDFVYDETLPRYTTTPSYMAYLKIAEGCDNNCTYCIIPKLRGKYRSRELENIIKEAKELAKNGVKELVVIAQDTTRYGIDIYKEQKLAYLLQELAKIEGLKWIRVMYSYPEELSEETIKVIKENEKICAYFDIPIQHCNNRILKLMNRRTTKEEIKSKIDMIRKEIPKACIRTSIIVGFPSETKEEFEELKEFVEEVKFDRLGVFAYSQEEGTAAARLENQIDEEIKNTRRDELMLIQQEVSFNNNQSKIGDVYEVLIEEKLEDNVYIGRTYQDACEIDGVVYVNTDKKLDIGQFVNVKINDALEYDLMGVMLDESSK